The nucleotide sequence TCAGCACGGTACGGGGTATGGAGGCCTGAGAACTCCAACAGGGTATGGAAGCTCTTTGGAATTTCAGGCGAGCTCACTCCAAAGGTCAAGGAGCACATTGAGGAAATGTGTGTTCTTTCTTTCCCAGGATTTAACAGGCAGTCTGGGGCTGTGAATTCACTGTGGTACCCATGTCGAGCTTCTCTCTGGAACAAAGGAAGGACGCCTCAGTGGAAGTGTTTATCTAGTTACATTTCAGCTGCCTACACCAGCATGTAGGTCGTTTCGGTGAGTGAGAAGAACGGAAGGCAGAAttctgtgagtgagtgtgtgacCCAGTGTAGCTGGAGCcttccgtcttttttttttttaaactggtttCACATACTTATATGAATGGTAGTATTTGGTTAGCTAAGTCAGACAGCTAGTTCAGAGGTGACCAGAATGATAAAGGTTCACATAAGAGAATCTTatgaatttaaaaggaaaatcGAGAGTATTTATCATATTTACTAAGGCATTAGGAGGTGTGATGAATCAGTCATTACTGGAGTTGTCATAAATCTTTTTTACAAGGGTTGAActgcagttttattttaaaagtatacatatatatatatgtattatatatgtgtgtatatctatatctatctatctatctatctatctatctatctatctatctatctatctatctatctatctatctatctggcctcactgtagcccaggttgacctggattcactgtgtagtctcaggatggcctcagacttacagtgatcttcctacctctgcccccaagggccaggattaaaggcatgtgctaccacgctcagctaaattattttttactaaTTATATAAAACAGCCCAGCCTATAATAGAAATCTACTATAATAGCAATCTAAAAAATCTGCCAAAGAACCACTCAAAAGTTTTACAAGTTTTTctactaaatattaatatataacttaaattttaatatttatagccTTGCTACATATTGAAAATACTTTTCGCTTATTGGCATAACTcctcttttttaatattgtgaTCAGCTTCCTTAAATATCTGGTTTAGGAAGGTCAGGTGGTGGACTTTCTCTGGGATGAACAGGACTGACTCATCTCACACTCTAAATGAGACAACCAGGGCTGGACCTCTGACAGCCCACTTAGAGTTAACATGAGGCCCTTCTAATCTAATTCATACCAGAGGACTGCATGGTGCTTTCCTAATAATGCAGCATAACATATGGAAGCAAACTCTGAAGTATGATGAGGAAGTAGTTTTTATCAGATAACTGAATTCCAGGGCCACCAGGTTTTGtgagtctttgttttctttctttctttttttgtgtgttttggtgGCAATTGACCCTCATACATTCTAGACAGGTGCCCTGCCACTGAGGTAGATTCCAAGTTCCAGTTTGTTTTCGTAAgttctgattttaattttctaatatttaCCTTCCAGCTGCATGATATGTGAGATATTTTATCAGAAGCATGTACCATGATTAAACATACAATTAAAAGAGACGTTTTTTCTCAACTTGCCAATGAGCTATATATGAAAATGAATAACGCTGTTAAAATGACATAACCCTTTATAGAAATGGGTAGTTACATGCACAGTGTTTTAGTCTACATgttaaataaaatcatagatatttttttaaaaaccacttattttcatttaacaATGGGCAAAATGACGTGTAGCAAAGTTCAAAGTAACAAGCAAGCTCAACTGCCTGTGTAACTTTACATATTTAATTCAATAAAATTCTTTATTCTCTTCGATCATGATGCTACAAAGCGGCTCAATGACGGACTGAGGAGATGGAGTCGCTAGTGCTGCAGGAAAGGAGGAATGGGACGGCAGTGGAGGCGTTCATCTTGGAGGGCTTTCCTGCTGCCCAGCGCCTGGGGAACCTGTTCTTCCTAGTGCACCTGCTGGCCTACTTGGCCTCCATCACCGGCAACGTGCTCATTATCACCATCAGCTGCGCAGACCGCCGCCTCCACactcccatgtacttcttcctgagCGGCTTCTCCGGTGTGGAGTGCTGTTTTATAACCACTGTTATTCCTCAGTTGCTGACTATCTTCCTGTACGGGAGGCAAAAAATTTCCTTCACTGCTTGTTTCACACAagcctttgtctttcttttcctgggggcaactgttttcttccttctggCTGTGTTATCCCTGGATAGGTATCTGGCCATTTGCAAACCTCTGCACTACCCGACCATCATGAACTCAAGGACATGCTGCCTCCTGGTCACTGCCTGTGTGGTTCTGGGGCTCCTCTCCATCATCGTTCCAATCACGATGCTCTCCCAGTCATTCTTCTGTGGTCCCAATGTCATCCCTcacttcttctgtgattttggaCCCTTAGCAAATCTCTCCTGTTCAGAAACCAGGTTTATTGAAACGCTGTTCTTCAGCCTTGCTTCCGTTGTACTTTTGACAACTCTCGTTGTCGCCGTCTTTGCGTACAGCAATATCGTAGTGACAATAGTGCATCTCCCGTCAGCCAAGGAGCGAAAGAGAGCTTTCTCCACCTGCTCCTCTCACCTCCTCGTCCTCTCTCTGATGTATGGCAGCTGCGTCTTCATATATGTGAAACCGAAGCAAGCCAGCAGACTGGGCTTTAACAGAGGGGCGGCTCTTGTGAACACAATGGTGACGCCACTGCTGAACCCTGTCATCTACACGCTGCGCAACAAGCAGGTCCACCGGGCTCTGAGGGACGCTGTGTCCAGGGCGAAAATGCGCAAGTACAACCACGGATTTCAGAGGAACTCTGCACCATCCTTTTGAAGAGCCTAACTTTGTTTCCAGGTAATTTTTATGTAAATTTGCACATATGTTTTTTATTCTTAGAATGGTGGGTCAACTTATCCAATAATTCAGTTTGAAGGTTTTATTAGTcatgtattttcttgagaatttttacatccaTTTTAACCAGGTAAATTGGGCTGCCATTTTCTTATTGGTGTCTTATGGATTTGGAATCAGGGTATTACGGATCTCATTGAATGAATTTGGTAGTGTAGGTTCCCTATCCATTCTGTAGAACAGGTTGAGAACGGTTGCTATTAGAGGGTCCTAGAAGTTCAGCAGGAGTTAGCAAAGAATCTGTTGGATCCTAGGTTTTGCTTCATGGGGAGACTGAATTACTAATTCTCATTGCTGGTAATGGGTGAATTTAAGTTTCTAGTACCTTCCAGTTGTAACTTTAGTAGGTTATAGGCACTTATAAATTTGTCTATATCTTCTAGGTTTTCCAGTGTTTTGGAATAcaagtttttaaagtattatcTAATGATGTTGTAGATTTAATTGGAGTCTATTGTATCAACTCCCTTTTTTTTGTGAACACGGTAGTGACACCCATGCTCTGAATTTGTTCAGttgtatcttctctctctctctctctctctctcattattttaGCTAGGAGTTCATCAGTTTTAttgactcccccccccaaaaaaaaggatgtggaaaaatttCTACATGAAAGAGCACATCACCACGATTCCtacatatgttaaaaatataataatgtaatatgATAACATTTTTTATGCTGATGGACGTGATGACTGAGATGAAATGAATATTTACTGGAAAAATACAACTAaactaagagaaagaaatatgacaTTGCAATCATTTTTGTCTATTGATAATAGAATTTATTTATAATGTAAAACAAAGCCTCACCCATGCTTCTGTGAGTAACCTAATGTAACACATTGGTGCATATAAAAAAGAGATGAAAGGAGAAAGGGGCTAGGTgggaagagaatggacatcagCAGTAGTGGTAGGGGACAAGAGAGAGTAATGAGACCAAATACGATTGAAATAGATGATGTACGTGTGTGAAAGTGTCACAAGGAACCCAATCATGTGTACTTAGTATcagctaaaaacaaaaaagaatggaataCTAAACCAATGGAATATAACAGgcaataaaaaacaaatcaagaaaTGTAGCTTAATTTTGACCTAACACCACTGCACTTTGAAAGGGTTAAACAGTCTTTTTAATTCGTTGTGAGGTCACCTGGATATTCAATATTGAAGTTTGAATTAAttaattgtatgtgtgtgaggggtggagtgaatgagtgttcatgccatggcacacgtgtGAAATTCAGAGAAAAACTTTGAGGTGACTATACTCCACATTCAATGAGATGGGGGTCTCTTgctcttgcaaatgaatgccaggctGTAAATAAATGTCAGACTAGCTTGCCTGGGAGTTGCAGGGTATTTTGGATCCACATTCCATTTCCACAGGTACCTTGGGAATCACAGATGCACAAAccattttgcatctagctttatgtggttgctggtgGTTTCAACCTCAGCTAGCAGGCTTTTAAAGAAAGCACCTGTaattaccaagccatctctccagcccacatatggaATTTTAATGTAAGCCATtgaagaaagaagaagacagTAGAAGATAGGAATTCCACCCATGTTCATGACTTAGacaaattaatattgtgaacatttctatattaccaaaagcaatctacagattcaatgcaatcccaaaGGTAtcctcacagagataggaaaaaaacaATTCTCAAGCATGGAGGAACAAAAGAGCCTGAATGTCTAAAGCAATCCTCAGCAAAATGGGCAACAGTGGAGGTATCAGAAAATCATTTTTCAAATCATAACAAAGTAACaaccagcatggtgctggcaaaGGGCAAACAACCAGaccaaacacaagaaaacaatgGTCTGGTGAACTAGAACTAAGGGCCCACACAGGTACTACCACCGGATATATACAtattgcatatacatatattatatatgtaatataattatatatatataatatatacatatgtatatatatatttgtttttctgaggtagggtttcactctaactcaggctgacctggaattcactatgtagtctcagggtggccttgaactcacagcaatcttccttcctctgtctcccaagtgctgggattaaaggcgtgcgccaccatgcccggctactaccacctgatttttgacaatggTTTTGAAAGCATGTATATGAAGAAAAGATGGCcacttcaacaaatagtgctgaagAACCACTGGATGTCCACATGGAA is from Jaculus jaculus isolate mJacJac1 chromosome 18, mJacJac1.mat.Y.cur, whole genome shotgun sequence and encodes:
- the LOC101594083 gene encoding olfactory receptor 2AP1-like; the protein is MESLVLQERRNGTAVEAFILEGFPAAQRLGNLFFLVHLLAYLASITGNVLIITISCADRRLHTPMYFFLSGFSGVECCFITTVIPQLLTIFLYGRQKISFTACFTQAFVFLFLGATVFFLLAVLSLDRYLAICKPLHYPTIMNSRTCCLLVTACVVLGLLSIIVPITMLSQSFFCGPNVIPHFFCDFGPLANLSCSETRFIETLFFSLASVVLLTTLVVAVFAYSNIVVTIVHLPSAKERKRAFSTCSSHLLVLSLMYGSCVFIYVKPKQASRLGFNRGAALVNTMVTPLLNPVIYTLRNKQVHRALRDAVSRAKMRKYNHGFQRNSAPSF